A window of Ignavibacterium sp. contains these coding sequences:
- a CDS encoding sodium:proton antiporter, protein MENSHNIPLISILPFVLMLGAIAVFPLTWNHFWEKNKNKLIISIVLGIPVLIYLLINGFTHEIIHTMLFDYVPFIILLGSLFTITGGILLTGDIEAKPSINTLFLGIGAVLASFMGTTGAAMLLIRPIIQTNRERTFKAHTILFFIAIVSNCGGLLTPLGDPPLFMMYLRGAPFEWFFKLGVEWFFTNAILLLLYFLVDSYYYKKEPASAIKIDESAIKPIKIQGKRNFIFLAGVVLSVAFLNEQYLSFININPYFKFVREAVIVLMGYLSMLFTPKLLRTENNFTWHPIEEVAYLFLGIFITMIPALLYLETNAKHLGVQTVSQFYYYTGLLSSFLDNTPTAVTFHSLAMGLGITTGNLVAGIPEELLKAISTAAVFFGSMTYIGNGPNFMVKAVAEENNIKMPDFFSYMIKFSIIVLLPIFILIQLLFIN, encoded by the coding sequence ATGGAAAACTCACATAATATTCCTTTAATAAGTATCCTTCCTTTTGTACTTATGCTTGGCGCTATTGCTGTTTTTCCTCTTACCTGGAATCACTTTTGGGAAAAGAATAAAAACAAACTAATCATATCAATTGTGCTCGGAATACCTGTTCTGATTTATCTTTTGATAAATGGATTTACTCATGAAATAATTCATACAATGTTGTTCGATTATGTTCCGTTCATAATTCTTTTGGGTTCACTTTTTACAATAACCGGTGGAATACTATTGACCGGTGATATTGAAGCTAAACCATCAATCAACACATTGTTTCTTGGAATAGGTGCAGTGCTCGCATCATTTATGGGAACGACTGGTGCTGCAATGCTTTTAATCAGACCAATTATTCAAACAAACAGAGAAAGAACTTTTAAGGCACACACAATTCTTTTCTTTATTGCTATTGTTTCTAACTGCGGTGGTTTATTAACTCCACTTGGCGATCCACCATTATTTATGATGTACTTGCGCGGGGCTCCGTTTGAATGGTTCTTCAAACTTGGAGTGGAATGGTTTTTTACAAATGCGATTTTATTATTGCTATATTTTCTTGTTGATTCTTATTACTATAAAAAAGAACCAGCTTCAGCAATTAAAATAGATGAATCCGCAATTAAGCCAATTAAAATTCAGGGAAAAAGAAATTTCATTTTTCTCGCAGGCGTAGTTTTATCAGTAGCTTTTCTTAACGAACAATATCTTTCATTCATAAACATAAATCCATATTTCAAATTTGTAAGAGAAGCAGTAATTGTGTTGATGGGTTATCTTTCGATGCTTTTTACTCCAAAGCTTCTGAGAACGGAGAACAACTTTACCTGGCATCCTATAGAAGAAGTTGCATATCTGTTCCTTGGAATTTTTATAACAATGATTCCCGCGTTGCTTTATCTGGAAACTAACGCAAAACATCTTGGTGTGCAGACGGTAAGTCAGTTTTATTATTACACGGGATTACTCAGCAGTTTTCTTGACAATACTCCAACTGCAGTTACATTTCACTCTCTTGCGATGGGACTTGGGATAACAACCGGAAATCTTGTTGCAGGAATTCCGGAAGAATTATTAAAAGCGATTTCAACTGCTGCAGTTTTTTTTGGTTCTATGACTTATATTGGAAACGGACCGAACTTTATGGTTAAAGCAGTTGCCGAAGAGAATAATATTAAGATGCCGGATTTCTTCAGTTATATGATTAAGTTTTCAATTATTGTTTTATTACCGATTTTTATTCTGATTCAATTATTATTTATTAATTGA
- the gmd gene encoding GDP-mannose 4,6-dehydratase, producing the protein MKALITGITGQDGSYLTEILLEKGYEVHGIIRRSSSFNTGRIDHLYENSEILNNRLFLHYGDLVDTSNLNRLLEKIQPDEIYNLAAQSHVKVSFEIPDYTAQVDALGTLRFLDAIREVGLRQVKFYQASTSELYGKVQEVPQTEKTPFYPRSPYGVAKLYGYWIIVNYREAYNLFACNGILFNHESPRRGETFVTRKITRAAARIAAGLQSDLALGNLNAKRDWGYAPEYCEGMWRILQHKEADDFVLATGETHTVREFADLTFKHLGIELEWIGEGVNEVGKIKNINLDKAKSLIGFDVTKERTRSDFTTRLKKGDVLVRVNPNYYRPTEVDLLIGDSSKAEKLLGWKAKTKFSDLVEIMIKADMEKVLRRGY; encoded by the coding sequence ATGAAAGCATTAATTACAGGCATCACCGGACAAGATGGAAGTTATCTTACTGAAATACTTCTTGAAAAAGGTTATGAAGTTCACGGAATAATCCGCAGAAGCAGTTCTTTCAATACTGGAAGAATTGATCATCTTTATGAAAATTCTGAAATACTTAACAACAGACTTTTTCTTCATTATGGTGATCTTGTTGACACAAGTAATCTGAATCGCTTACTCGAAAAAATTCAACCTGATGAAATTTACAATCTTGCTGCACAAAGTCATGTTAAAGTTTCTTTTGAGATTCCGGATTATACTGCACAAGTGGATGCTTTGGGCACATTGAGATTTCTTGATGCAATAAGAGAAGTCGGATTAAGACAAGTTAAGTTTTATCAGGCATCAACTTCAGAACTTTATGGAAAAGTTCAGGAAGTACCACAAACAGAAAAAACACCATTTTATCCACGCTCACCTTATGGAGTTGCAAAACTTTATGGTTATTGGATAATTGTCAACTACAGAGAAGCATATAATCTTTTTGCCTGCAACGGAATTCTGTTCAATCACGAATCTCCAAGAAGAGGAGAAACATTCGTAACAAGAAAAATCACTCGCGCAGCTGCAAGAATAGCTGCGGGATTACAGTCTGATTTGGCTTTGGGAAATCTTAATGCAAAAAGAGATTGGGGTTATGCTCCGGAATATTGTGAAGGAATGTGGAGAATTCTTCAGCATAAAGAAGCAGATGATTTTGTACTTGCAACTGGAGAAACTCATACTGTAAGAGAGTTTGCTGATTTAACATTCAAACATTTGGGAATTGAACTTGAATGGATTGGTGAAGGTGTTAACGAAGTTGGAAAAATAAAAAATATAAATCTCGACAAAGCAAAATCATTGATTGGATTTGATGTAACAAAGGAAAGAACAAGAAGTGATTTTACAACGAGATTGAAAAAAGGCGATGTGCTTGTTAGGGTAAATCCGAATTACTACAGACCTACTGAAGTTGATTTGCTGATTGGTGATTCATCGAAAGCTGAGAAGCTGCTCGGATGGAAAGCGAAAACAAAATTTTCTGACCTTGTTGAAATAATGATTAAAGCAGATATGGAAAAAGTTCTAAGAAGAGGATACTAA
- the pepT gene encoding peptidase T produces MFDQNYKFTCVDRFLKYVKYDTQSDEESTSFPSTEKQKILSKDLAEELKQMGLKDAHMDEWGYVMATLPSNTSKDVPPIAFIAHVDTSPAVSGANVNPVIRKNYQGGDIVLENGGWVIKESENPDLKNMIGFDIITTDGKTLLGADNKAGVAEIMDAINYLITHPEIKHGDIKVCFTPDEEVGRGTEKIDLKKLGAKYAYTVDGSSRGEIETETFSADAVVIKFFGKNIHPGYAKGVMINSIKIAASFIESLPKDRLSPETTEGREGYVHCTSINGNEELTTLKFIIRDFETPKLKEYEDLLKKLAEEAVAKFPGSRMEFQVIEQYRNMKEVLDKHPQVTDYAVEAMKRIGMKPIMHPIRGGTDGSRLCFMGLPTPNIFAGEHSFHSQTEWVAVQDMYEAVKLIVEIAKVWEEKS; encoded by the coding sequence ATGTTCGATCAGAATTATAAATTTACTTGCGTTGATCGTTTCTTGAAATATGTTAAGTATGATACGCAATCCGATGAAGAATCCACATCTTTCCCAAGCACTGAAAAACAAAAAATTCTTTCTAAAGATTTAGCAGAAGAATTAAAACAGATGGGACTTAAAGATGCACATATGGATGAGTGGGGTTATGTAATGGCAACTCTTCCATCAAACACGAGCAAAGATGTTCCTCCTATTGCTTTTATTGCGCATGTTGATACATCGCCGGCAGTAAGTGGTGCAAATGTTAATCCTGTTATAAGAAAGAATTATCAAGGTGGCGATATAGTTTTGGAAAATGGCGGTTGGGTGATTAAAGAAAGTGAAAATCCTGATTTAAAGAACATGATTGGTTTTGACATAATCACAACAGATGGAAAAACTCTTCTCGGAGCAGATAACAAAGCAGGCGTTGCTGAGATTATGGATGCAATAAATTATTTAATTACACATCCTGAAATTAAACACGGCGATATCAAAGTTTGTTTCACTCCTGATGAAGAAGTAGGAAGAGGCACGGAAAAAATTGATTTGAAAAAGTTGGGTGCTAAATATGCATACACAGTTGATGGTTCGAGTCGCGGTGAAATTGAAACCGAGACATTTTCTGCTGATGCTGTAGTAATAAAATTTTTTGGGAAAAACATTCATCCTGGTTATGCCAAAGGAGTGATGATTAATTCAATAAAGATTGCTGCATCGTTTATTGAATCGCTTCCGAAAGATCGTTTATCTCCCGAAACTACCGAAGGCCGAGAAGGTTATGTTCATTGCACTTCAATAAATGGTAACGAAGAATTAACAACATTAAAATTTATCATTCGTGATTTTGAAACACCAAAGCTGAAAGAGTACGAAGATCTTCTGAAAAAACTTGCAGAAGAAGCCGTCGCAAAGTTTCCTGGTTCCAGAATGGAATTTCAGGTAATCGAGCAGTACAGAAATATGAAAGAAGTTCTTGACAAACATCCTCAGGTAACTGATTATGCTGTTGAAGCAATGAAACGAATTGGAATGAAACCAATTATGCATCCGATTCGCGGTGGCACGGATGGTTCGAGATTATGCTTTATGGGATTACCAACTCCGAATATTTTTGCTGGTGAACATAGCTTTCACTCACAAACAGAATGGGTTGCTGTTCAGGATATGTACGAAGCAGTAAAACTGATTGTTGAAATCGCAAAAGTTTGGGAAGAAAAAAGCTAA
- a CDS encoding bifunctional serine/threonine-protein kinase/formylglycine-generating enzyme family protein: MVGQIILHYSILEELGRGGMGIVYKAEDTKLKREVAIKFLPQSFNVSEKDKEKLKAEAQIAAGLNHPNIATVYAIEEFGDDTFIVMEYVKGKELKDLFKVPSGRKIKLSEIIDYAIQITEGINAAHKKGIIHRDIKSSNIMLSDDGRIRVMDFGLAHIHGDPNISKKGSTPGTTAYMSPEQLRGEEVDFVSDIWSLGIVLFEMLTEQTPFQGNFDQAIIYSILHEKPKSLKKINPEIPDELEQIVLSCLEKDPKKRIQSAEELLSKLKAVKNQNVTSDSYKFSTSRLRISKAGLVVATIIAAVLIVLVAFLPLKKIFNDENLPEIRERLQQLVNEEKYYEASLLAEENKSVLENDSVFKQLSLIIYDTLSVSSEPQGAKVYLLRYNPEKIDSGNKGELIGRTPLKDFQIVRGDYLITLEKEAEPVKNTENELTFPFGRVEYVPVKRVASSYPIMKEFPVVVRGINISVELIEKDKLPENMIFVPGGNHKLMSSSVHQEKPVTLNDFFIDKYEVSNAEYKKFISAGGYLRKDFWKHKFIKQGKEITWQEAMKLFIDRTNLNGPRSWVNQNYPEGKEKYPVTDISWYEAAAYAEFLGKSLPTVYQWEKAARNGVPNYHSTSMPWGLIYPLDDISGRTNFNGNGTAPVDKYDFGISYYECYNTAGNVEEWCLNRSTDGYVYADGSYEDSNYVFGTFKSSDGFYSSPSLGFRCVKNVEGKNSDQGGMQINLAPHIPVYHPVDDSKFESIGKLYEYEKNPLNPKIILSEENEYWTKQKISFDSPFGDRISGYLFLPKNAAQPYQCIIWNPHSGVYRYGYSADWAAEKLYAENIKYGRALFVIIPKGTTERKWEYGDQRTDISSKLFRDRVIRWVIEQRILLDYLNSRSDIDASKIAYITTANDYDGFIVPGVDNRFKCNIIIANGIYEEDQKKLPAEINPVNFLSRYKAPTYLINGKYDEAVYFSSSVLPAYNLLPEMKKLEALNTTHVPPLAMRVPLINKWLDESLGRVKTK, translated from the coding sequence ATGGTAGGGCAAATTATATTACACTATAGTATTCTCGAAGAATTGGGACGGGGCGGAATGGGCATCGTCTATAAAGCTGAGGATACAAAACTTAAAAGAGAAGTTGCAATCAAATTCCTTCCACAAAGTTTTAATGTAAGCGAAAAGGATAAAGAAAAACTAAAAGCAGAAGCTCAAATTGCTGCCGGATTGAATCATCCAAACATTGCGACTGTTTATGCCATTGAAGAATTCGGTGATGATACTTTTATTGTGATGGAGTATGTCAAAGGGAAAGAGTTAAAAGATTTATTTAAAGTTCCATCCGGAAGGAAAATTAAACTTTCTGAAATAATCGATTACGCAATTCAGATTACTGAAGGAATAAACGCTGCTCATAAAAAAGGAATAATTCATCGTGATATAAAAAGCAGCAACATAATGCTCTCAGATGATGGGCGAATCAGAGTGATGGATTTTGGTTTAGCTCACATTCATGGCGATCCGAACATTTCAAAAAAAGGTTCTACTCCCGGAACAACTGCATATATGTCACCTGAACAATTGCGTGGTGAAGAAGTTGATTTCGTTTCGGACATCTGGTCATTAGGCATTGTTCTTTTCGAAATGCTTACAGAACAAACTCCATTTCAGGGAAATTTTGATCAGGCAATTATTTATTCAATCCTTCATGAAAAGCCAAAGTCATTAAAAAAAATTAATCCCGAAATTCCTGATGAACTCGAACAGATAGTTCTTTCCTGCCTTGAGAAAGATCCGAAGAAGAGAATTCAATCTGCCGAAGAGCTCCTCTCAAAACTAAAAGCAGTTAAAAATCAGAACGTAACTTCAGATTCCTATAAGTTCAGTACATCAAGATTAAGAATAAGTAAGGCTGGTTTGGTTGTAGCAACGATTATTGCAGCCGTACTGATAGTTCTTGTTGCTTTTCTTCCCCTTAAAAAAATATTTAATGACGAAAACTTGCCTGAGATTCGTGAACGATTACAGCAATTAGTAAATGAAGAAAAATATTATGAAGCATCTCTTCTGGCTGAAGAGAATAAATCTGTCCTTGAGAATGATTCTGTATTCAAACAACTGAGTTTAATTATTTATGATACACTTTCTGTTTCATCGGAACCACAGGGAGCAAAGGTATATTTACTGAGATATAATCCTGAAAAAATTGATTCAGGCAATAAAGGAGAACTTATCGGTAGAACACCCTTAAAAGATTTTCAAATCGTAAGAGGTGATTATCTTATAACTCTCGAGAAAGAAGCAGAGCCAGTTAAAAACACTGAAAATGAACTTACGTTTCCATTTGGGAGAGTTGAATATGTTCCTGTAAAAAGAGTTGCTTCCAGTTATCCGATTATGAAAGAATTTCCGGTAGTTGTGCGTGGAATAAATATAAGTGTTGAGTTAATTGAAAAGGATAAACTTCCTGAGAATATGATTTTTGTTCCGGGAGGAAATCATAAATTAATGAGTAGTAGTGTTCATCAGGAAAAACCCGTAACTCTTAATGATTTTTTTATTGATAAGTATGAGGTAAGTAATGCTGAGTATAAAAAATTTATTTCAGCCGGAGGTTATCTCAGAAAAGATTTCTGGAAACATAAATTTATAAAACAAGGAAAGGAAATTACCTGGCAGGAAGCGATGAAATTATTTATTGATCGAACGAATCTTAACGGACCAAGAAGCTGGGTGAATCAAAATTATCCTGAAGGAAAAGAAAAATATCCTGTAACTGATATTAGCTGGTACGAAGCAGCAGCATATGCAGAATTTCTTGGAAAAAGTTTACCAACTGTATATCAGTGGGAAAAAGCGGCGCGAAACGGTGTCCCCAATTATCATAGTACCTCAATGCCCTGGGGTTTGATTTATCCTCTTGACGATATATCGGGAAGAACTAATTTCAACGGCAATGGAACTGCTCCGGTTGATAAATATGATTTTGGTATTAGTTATTACGAATGCTACAATACCGCTGGCAATGTTGAAGAATGGTGTCTGAATAGAAGCACGGATGGATATGTTTATGCAGATGGTTCATACGAAGACTCAAATTATGTTTTTGGAACTTTTAAAAGTTCAGATGGATTTTATAGTTCTCCTTCATTAGGATTTCGATGCGTAAAAAATGTTGAAGGGAAAAATTCTGACCAGGGAGGGATGCAAATAAATTTAGCTCCACATATTCCCGTTTATCATCCTGTTGATGATTCAAAATTTGAATCAATCGGAAAATTATATGAATATGAAAAGAATCCACTTAATCCTAAAATTATTTTAAGTGAAGAAAACGAATACTGGACTAAACAAAAAATTTCCTTTGATAGTCCTTTTGGTGACAGGATCTCAGGATATCTCTTCCTGCCAAAAAATGCTGCTCAACCTTATCAATGTATTATCTGGAATCCTCATAGCGGAGTTTATCGCTATGGTTATTCTGCGGACTGGGCTGCTGAAAAATTGTACGCGGAAAATATAAAGTACGGCAGAGCACTTTTTGTAATCATACCAAAAGGAACGACTGAAAGAAAATGGGAGTATGGAGATCAAAGGACTGACATATCAAGCAAGCTGTTTCGTGACCGCGTTATCAGATGGGTAATTGAACAGAGAATCCTTTTAGATTATCTTAATTCAAGAAGTGATATTGATGCAAGTAAAATTGCTTACATAACAACGGCTAATGATTATGATGGATTTATTGTTCCGGGAGTAGATAATCGTTTTAAGTGTAACATAATAATTGCAAATGGTATTTATGAAGAAGACCAGAAAAAACTTCCTGCAGAAATTAATCCGGTTAATTTTCTATCTAGATATAAAGCACCAACATATTTGATAAATGGGAAATATGATGAAGCGGTTTATTTTTCATCATCAGTTCTGCCGGCATATAATCTTCTTCCTGAGATGAAAAAGTTAGAAGCACTCAATACAACACATGTACCTCCTCTTGCAATGAGAGTTCCCTTAATTAATAAATGGCTTGATGAATCTTTGGGCCGGGTAAAAACTAAATAA
- a CDS encoding heparan-alpha-glucosaminide N-acetyltransferase domain-containing protein → MKEKVRYISADLLRGLVIIIMIEVHVFNAFLQPQLRQTFWFSILNFINGLVAPSFLFVSGFAFEVSSGSKLDEMRKLGRAFWKKIGRIFQIIIIGYALHLPFYSLSKVIHKSTPQQLESFFAVDVLQCIGFGLLFLFLARLLIKSDKFYHIFILLSLIIVTLISPLLWKIDFNQYVHPLVGNYFNRLHGSLFPIFPWLNFLLAGALFARYFINAREQGKEENFIRKISITGIITLLSGHIFYSGLFPKELTSIIPNPIFFLERLGYILVLFYFCWIADQKLNFRPESVLDASRESLLIYWLHLIIIYGMFWNGKSLAIIIGNNLTVLESTAITILLITLMIIIAKFWGWIKKKYPAYSSIFVKVSLTVLIITFVIS, encoded by the coding sequence ATGAAAGAAAAAGTAAGATACATCTCTGCTGATTTACTACGTGGACTTGTTATCATAATAATGATTGAAGTTCATGTTTTTAATGCATTTCTTCAACCACAACTAAGACAAACATTCTGGTTCAGCATACTTAACTTTATAAATGGTTTGGTTGCACCATCATTTTTATTCGTATCCGGATTTGCTTTTGAAGTTTCTTCAGGAAGTAAACTTGATGAAATGAGAAAGCTTGGAAGAGCTTTCTGGAAAAAAATTGGTAGAATTTTTCAGATAATAATAATTGGATATGCACTTCATCTTCCGTTTTACTCGCTTTCTAAAGTTATACATAAATCTACTCCCCAGCAGTTAGAAAGTTTTTTTGCTGTAGATGTTTTGCAATGTATTGGTTTTGGTCTGTTGTTTTTATTCCTGGCAAGATTGTTAATTAAGTCTGACAAATTTTATCATATTTTTATTCTGCTTTCTCTCATTATTGTTACTTTAATTTCACCATTATTGTGGAAAATAGATTTCAATCAATATGTTCATCCGTTAGTTGGAAATTATTTTAACAGATTGCACGGCTCACTTTTCCCAATATTTCCGTGGTTAAATTTTTTATTAGCCGGAGCTCTTTTTGCAAGATATTTTATTAACGCAAGAGAGCAGGGCAAAGAAGAGAATTTCATTCGCAAGATTTCAATCACAGGAATCATAACTCTTTTATCAGGACATATTTTTTATTCCGGCTTGTTCCCCAAAGAATTAACTTCGATTATTCCGAATCCAATATTTTTTCTTGAAAGACTTGGTTACATATTGGTTTTATTTTATTTCTGTTGGATAGCAGATCAGAAATTAAATTTCAGACCTGAATCAGTTCTTGATGCAAGCAGAGAATCATTACTTATTTACTGGCTTCATCTGATTATCATTTATGGAATGTTCTGGAACGGTAAAAGTCTGGCGATAATTATTGGCAATAACTTAACAGTATTGGAATCAACAGCCATTACAATTCTGTTAATAACTTTAATGATAATTATTGCAAAATTCTGGGGCTGGATAAAAAAGAAATATCCGGCATATTCTTCAATCTTTGTTAAAGTATCTTTAACTGTTTTGATTATAACCTTTGTTATCTCTTAA
- a CDS encoding U32 family peptidase, with translation MKSFIKKPELMAPAGDWTMLRAAIHNGADAVYFGVDKLNMRAKAKNFSPDDLPEISNFCKINNVKSYLTLNTIVFEEEISEVEDIIIRAKEAGIDRIICWDLAVAELCHKHNFPFAISTQGSISNSLAASVYKRLGAVRIVLARECSLEEIKKIRANTDLEIEAFIHGAMCIAISGRCFMSHHLFGQSANRGECVQPCRREYEVIDSATEKSLIIGEDYVMSPKDLCTIEFIDQLIEAGIDSFKIEGRKRAPEYVAKVVSVYRNAIDLYFEGKLTIEKKKEFLSELETVYNRGFSSGFYFGIPSSEDYAGVEGSKATTRKVYVGKVLNYYKQPQVAHILVESGKVKTGDKILFIGETTGVLEVEIKKMFVNEVESTEAVKGDEVTLQIPTLVRRNDKVYLIENV, from the coding sequence ATGAAATCGTTTATCAAAAAACCTGAATTAATGGCACCTGCGGGAGATTGGACTATGCTTCGTGCAGCCATTCACAACGGCGCTGATGCAGTATATTTTGGTGTTGATAAACTGAATATGCGTGCAAAAGCAAAAAACTTTTCTCCTGATGATCTTCCGGAGATTTCCAATTTTTGCAAAATCAATAATGTAAAAAGTTATCTCACCTTAAACACAATTGTTTTTGAAGAAGAGATTAGTGAAGTTGAAGATATAATAATTAGAGCTAAAGAAGCCGGAATCGACAGAATTATTTGTTGGGATTTAGCAGTTGCTGAACTTTGTCACAAACACAACTTCCCATTTGCCATTTCCACGCAAGGTTCAATTTCAAATTCTCTTGCAGCTTCTGTTTATAAACGACTTGGAGCTGTGAGAATTGTTCTGGCAAGAGAATGTTCTCTGGAAGAAATAAAAAAGATTCGTGCAAACACTGATCTCGAAATTGAAGCATTCATTCATGGTGCAATGTGCATTGCGATAAGTGGCAGATGTTTTATGAGTCATCATCTGTTCGGCCAATCTGCAAATCGTGGTGAATGTGTTCAACCATGCAGAAGAGAATATGAAGTAATTGATTCTGCCACCGAAAAATCGTTAATCATTGGTGAAGATTATGTGATGTCGCCAAAAGACTTATGCACAATAGAATTTATTGACCAACTGATCGAAGCAGGAATTGATTCATTCAAAATTGAAGGAAGAAAAAGAGCACCCGAATATGTTGCAAAGGTTGTGAGTGTTTACAGAAATGCAATTGACCTTTATTTTGAGGGCAAACTAACAATAGAAAAGAAAAAAGAATTTCTGAGCGAGTTGGAAACTGTTTACAACAGAGGATTTTCATCCGGTTTTTACTTTGGAATTCCTTCATCGGAAGATTATGCTGGTGTTGAAGGCAGTAAAGCAACAACAAGAAAAGTTTATGTCGGGAAAGTATTGAACTACTACAAACAACCACAGGTCGCGCACATTCTTGTTGAATCGGGAAAAGTAAAAACAGGCGATAAAATTTTATTCATCGGCGAAACCACAGGTGTACTTGAAGTTGAAATCAAAAAGATGTTTGTAAACGAAGTTGAAAGCACTGAGGCAGTCAAAGGAGACGAAGTAACACTTCAGATTCCAACTTTAGTAAGAAGGAATGATAAAGTTTATCTGATTGAAAATGTGTAG
- a CDS encoding calcium/sodium antiporter has product MISTNEIVFYLIGGLISLFLGGEGLIRGSASLSIRIGISPLVVGLTVVAFGTSSPELLVSLKAAFMGNSTIALGNVIGSNIANIALILGISSIIRPIQVHANVIRREIPIMIALTILLIIFSLDGNLGFGEGLVFLILLIVYTVTNIILSLKENKEIENEFEEGLKSKLNIPLSILFIVAGLVLLFVGADLFLKGAVALAKIFNVSDAVIGLTVVAVGTSLPELFTSIVATIKKESDIAVGNVVGSNIFNILSILGISALIVPINSAQMSYLDFGVMLVAALILLPLSYTGFRISRLEGAFLLIGYVAYLYILV; this is encoded by the coding sequence ATGATTTCAACTAATGAGATTGTTTTTTATCTTATTGGAGGATTAATCAGCCTCTTCCTAGGGGGTGAAGGTTTAATTCGTGGTAGTGCCTCTCTTTCGATTCGGATAGGAATCTCCCCTTTGGTTGTGGGATTAACTGTTGTTGCATTCGGAACAAGTAGTCCGGAGTTACTCGTAAGCTTAAAAGCTGCATTCATGGGAAACAGTACAATTGCGCTTGGAAACGTTATTGGTTCTAATATTGCGAACATCGCTTTAATACTTGGAATTTCTTCAATCATCAGACCCATTCAGGTTCACGCAAATGTTATCAGAAGAGAAATTCCGATTATGATTGCTCTTACAATCTTGTTAATAATTTTTTCGTTAGATGGTAATCTTGGTTTTGGGGAGGGTTTGGTTTTTCTGATTTTGTTAATTGTTTACACAGTAACTAACATAATTCTATCACTCAAAGAGAACAAAGAAATTGAAAACGAATTTGAAGAAGGATTGAAAAGTAAACTAAATATTCCTCTTTCTATTTTGTTTATAGTTGCAGGATTAGTTTTATTGTTTGTTGGTGCTGATTTATTTCTTAAAGGCGCTGTTGCTTTGGCAAAAATTTTTAACGTGAGTGATGCAGTAATCGGTTTAACTGTAGTCGCCGTCGGTACAAGCTTACCAGAATTATTTACTTCAATTGTTGCAACAATTAAAAAGGAATCTGATATCGCTGTTGGTAATGTTGTTGGATCTAATATATTTAATATTCTTTCAATACTTGGCATTAGCGCATTGATTGTTCCGATTAATTCCGCTCAAATGAGTTATCTGGATTTTGGAGTTATGCTAGTAGCAGCTTTAATTCTGCTGCCACTTAGTTATACTGGTTTTCGAATAAGCAGATTAGAAGGAGCGTTTTTATTAATCGGATATGTTGCCTATCTGTATATTCTTGTTTAG